DNA from Halobaculum sp. XH14:
CTTCTTCCAGTCGTCGACGTCACCCACTTCCGGAATGACGAACCCGTCGACGTGCTCGACCGCGCCGTTGTCGGGGTCGGCGATCTCCATGATCTGCTGGAACCCCGAGTGACGCGTGGTGGGGCTGTCGCGGTGCCAGACGACGCGGGGGTGGATCTCGCCGGGGAACTCGGCACCGTGCTCGGCGACGACCTCGACGATGTTCTCGACGCCCTCCTCACGCATGGCGGGCGCGGTCGCGTCCTCGTTGTCGGGGACCCAGACGTCGGGGGCCTGGAGCCCGCGGAGTCCGGCCGCGCTGCGGATCATCTTGGCGGAGTCGTCCTCCCCCTTCACCGCGGTCGGAGACGTGAAGAACGTTCGAACGAACTCGCGTTCGTACTGCCGTTGTGTACTCATGTCGGTCGTTTCGACCGTGGCTCGGAATCATCATAAACATTAATCATGGACACAGTTTTGCCCGACTGAACGACCGACCGGGAATCGGGGTGCGTCGGCGCCCGAACCCGCCCGGAATCGACTACTCCAGCGGCTCGACCAGTTCGACGACGTGGCCGTCCGGGTCCTTCAGAAACGCCGTTCGGGCCCCGGCCGCGTTGTTGTCGCCGGGCTCTTCCACCACGCCGTGGTCGTCTATCGCCGCGAACGCCTCGTCCACGTCGTCGACCCCGACCGCGAAGTGGTCCACGCCGGTCCCCTCGTGGAACTCGTCCTCGCCCTCGGTGTCGGAAAGCTGGAGTTCGACTCCGTCCTCGTCCGCGACGTAGACATTCCGCGTCCCGCCGCTCTCGAACTCCCAGCTATACCCGAACCCGAGGTTCTCGACGTACCAGTCGGCCGCGGCGTCGGCGTCGGCGACGTTCAAACAGACGTGCAGGAATCCCATCGTCGGCCACGACAGGCCCAGAACCCATACCCGTTCCGGCGGCGGCAACACCCCTTCCCCGCGTTCCCGCGAACGTCATCATCTACCAAAGGGTTTTGCGGCACGGAGGCAAGACCCGAGCATGGCAACCGAGCGGCGAGACGACCGGTGGGACACATCGGCGGAAGCGCTCGGCCACGAGCGCCCGGACGTCCCCGCCCACGCGGCGCTCGCGGACGACCTCCGCGAACGGGTTCGCGGCGAGGTACAGTTCGACGAGTACGCGCAGGTGCTGTACGCGACCGACGGGAGCGTCTACGGGGCCAGACCTGCCGGCGTCGTCTGTCCGAAGGACACCGACGACGTGCGCGAGGCGGCCAGGGTCGCCGCCGAGCACGACGTGCCGGTGCTCCCGCGGGGTGCCGGCTCCTCGCTCGCGGGGCAGGCCGTCGGCCCGGGCTGTGTCGTGCTGGACCTCTCCCGGCACATGGACGACGTTCTCGAGGTCGATCCGGGCGCGCGGCGGGCGACCGTCCAGCCCGGCGTCGTCCAGGACCACCTCGACGACCGCCTCGCCGAGGACGGCCTGAAGTTCGCCCCGGACCCTGCCTCGTCCGCAAGGGCGACCGTGGGTGGCGGGCTCGGCAACAACTCGACGGGCGCCCACTCGGTTCGATACGGCATCAGCGACGCCTACACGGAGGAGCTTCGCGTGGTACTCGCCGACGGCTCCCTCGTTCACGCCCGCGAGATCGTGCTCGACTCGCCCGAGTGGGAGGCGGTCGTCGGGAAGTTCGACCGCGAGGCGGACCTCTGCCGGACGGTTCGGGGGCTCGTCGAGGACAACGAGGCCGAGATCGAGGAGCGCTACCCGACGCTGAAACGCTCCGTGTCCGGGTACAACCTGCACAAGGTCATCTACGAGAACGACGACGGCGAGGAAGTCATCAACCTCTCGAAGCTGTTCGTCGGCGCCGAGGGAACGCTCGGCGTGATCGTCGAGGCGACCGTCTCGCTCGTCACGAGACCCGAGGAGACCGCCCTCGCGCTGTACTGCTTCGAGGACCTCGTCGACGCGATGCGGGCGGTTCCGGTGGCCCTGGAGTACCCCGTCTCCGCGGTGGAACTCATGGACGAGGAGGTGTTCAGGCTCGCCCGGGAGTCGACCGAGTACGCCCAGTACGCCGAGCCGATTCCGGACGGCACGGCCGCGGCGCTGATGCTGGAGTGGGACTCGGAGGTCGTCTCCCGCTCGCCCGGCGACGGGGGGCCGGACGAGACGCCGGATTTCGAATCGGCCTTCGCCGACGCGACCCGGGAGTTCGTCACCGACGGCGACGCGTTCGAGGTGCTGGAGGCGTACACCGACGAGGCGCAGTCGGACCTCTGGAAGCTCCGCAAGGCCGCCATCCCGCTGCTGATGAGCCTCCAGGGCGACCCGAAGCCGTACCCGTTCATCGAGGACGCATCCGTTCCACCCGACGAACTCGCGGAGTACGTCCAGCAGTTCGAGGCGGTGCTCGACGAACACGGCACCTCAGCCGCCTACTTCGCTCACGCGGGCGCCGGGACGCTCCACATCCGGCCCATCCTGTCGCTGAAGGAGGGGGAGGGCATCGAGACGATGCACTCGATCGCCGAGGACGTGACCGACCTCGTGCTCGAACACCACGGGTCGTTCTCGGGCGAGCACGGCGACGGCCTCGCGCGCACCGAGTTCAACCCGGAGATGTACGGGCCGGCGCTGTGGACCGCGTTCCAGGACCTCAAGTCGGCGTTCGACCCGGACTGGCGGATGAACCCCGGGAAGGTGGTTTACACCGACCCGGAGACGGCGAGCGAGCGCGGCTATCCGGACACCGCGGCGAACACGGACATGCGCGACGACCTCCGGTACGGCGCGGACTACCAGTCGATCGAACCCCGAACCGCACTGGACTTCTCGGAGGAGGGCGGGTTCTCACACCTCGTCGAACTCTGCAACGGCTGTGGCACCTGCCGGCAGACGCGCGGGGACGTCATGTGTCCGACGTACCGCGCCTCGAAGGAGGAGATCCAGACGACCCGTGGCCGGGCCAACATGCTCCGGGCGGCCATCTCGGGGGACCTCGACGAGAACGAGATTCACTCCGATCGGTTCCAGGAGGAGGTGCTGGGGCTCTGTGTCGGCTGCAAGGGCTGTCAGTCGGACTGTCCCACCGGCGTCGACCTGGCCAAACTGAAAGCGGAGGTGAAACACCAGCACCACGAGGAGGACGGCTCGAGCCTCCGGGAGCGACTGTTCGCCGACATCGACGCGGCGAGCCGGCTCGGCTCGACGCTCGCGCCGCTCTCGAACCTGGCGACATCCGTGCCCGGCGCGCGCTGGGCGATGGAGAAGACGCTCGGTATCGCGGCCGACAGGGAGCTCCCGTCGTTCACGCGGGCCACGTTCGTGGACCAGTTCCGTGCCCGGAGCGGCCCGGCGATCGCCGGAGACGACGCGGAAGCGACCGTGGTGCTGTTCCCGGACACGTACTCCAACTACAGCACCCCCGAGGTCGGGATGGCGGCCGTCGAGGTACTGGAGGCGGCTGGCTGCCGGGTCGAGGTTCCCGACGACCTCGCGCCGTCCGGACGGGCCGCGTTTTCGAGCGGCTTCCTCGACCGCGCCCGGGACCGCGCGGAACGAAACGTCGACGCGTTGCTCCCGCACGTCGAGTCCGGAGCGGCCGTCGTCTTCGTCGAACCGTCGGACGCGGTGATGTTCCAGGACGAGTACCGCGACCTGCTCGACGGGGAGGCGGTGGAGGCGGTTTCGGCGGCGAGCTACGGGGTGCTGGAGTACCTCGACGTCTCGCGGGCGGACGAGCGCGCGTCGTTCGACGCGCCCGGCGGCGCGTTCGCCTACCACGGCCACTGCAACCAGAAGGCGACGAACAAGGACCACCACGCGGTCGGCGTCCTCCGGCGGGCCGGCTACGAGGTGGACCCGCTGGACACGACCTGCTGTGGCATGGCGGGGAGTTTCGGCTACGAGGCCGAGCACTACGACCTCTCGAAGGCCATCGGGTCGCTGTTGTTCGACGCCGTGGACGGGAGCGACGCCCACCGCGTGACCGCGCCGGGAGCGTCGTGTCGGTCACAGCTTGGCGACAGGGAGGGGCGAGCGGAGCGACCCCCGCACCCGGTCGAACTGCTGCAAGCGGCGCTCGAACGATAGGATCAAAACAGTTCCCTCCCCCCGATCCGGACCGAATCCGTCCGACGCGGCCCGCGATCGACCCTTAGATCCAGCCTTCCGCCGCGAGCAGTTCGCCGTTGAGCACCGACGCGCCCGCGGCACCGCGGACGGTGTTGTGCGCGAGGCAGTTGTACTTCACGCCCTCGGCCGTGGTCCGGACGCCGCCGGCGACGATCTGCATGCCGTCGCCCCGCATCCGGTCCATCCGGGGCTGGGGGCGGTCGGGGTCCTCCGGGCCGAACACGTGGATGAGCGGGTCGGGCGAGGACGGGAGGTCCCCACCGGGGAGGGCGGCCATCGCGTCCCGTACCTCGTCCGGGTCGGGGTCGGCAGTCGTCTCGGCGAACACGTTCTCCAGGTGACCATCGAGCGTCGGGATGCGGTTACAGGAGGCGGCAACGTCCGCGTCGTGGAGCGATAGCTCCGCGCCGTCGAAGGAGCCGAGCAGCTTCCGGGATTCGGACTCCATCTTCTCCTCCTCGCCGCCGATGTGGGGGACCGCGTTGTCGATGATCTCCATCGAGGTGACACCCGAGTAGCCCGCGCCCGACACCGCCTGGAGCGTCGAGACGTGGACGCGTTCGAGGCCGAACTCGTCGAGCGCGGCCAGCGTCGGCACCATCGTGATGGTCGAGCAGTTCGGGTTCTTGATGAGCGCGCCGTCCCAGCCGCGCTCGTCCCGCTGAACCTCGATGAGGCCGAGGTGGTCCGGGTTGATCTCGGGGATGGTGAGCGGGACGTCCGCCGCCATCCGGTCGTTCGAGGAGTTCGAGGAGACGACGTAGCCCGCCTCACAGAGCCCGGGTTCCACCTCGGCGGCGACGCCGGAGGGGAGCGAGGAAAAGAGCAGGTCGACGTCGTCCGGGATCGCTTCGGGGCTCGTCTCGCGGACGATCAGATCCGCGACGTCGTCGGGGATTGGCGTGTCGACGCGCCACTTCGCCGCGTCGCCGTATGACTTGCCCGCGCTCTCGTCGCTCGCCGTCACGCAGGCGAGTTCGAACCCCTCGTGGTTTTCGAGTAGCTGGATGAACCGCTGGCCCACGGCGCCCGTCGCGCCGAGGATGCCGACTCGCGTGGTCATTGTGTGCCCCTGTGTCACACGAGCATAAGACGGTTCGGATTCGGGTGAGGGCGGCCAGATTTACCGTAACAGCGAGTCGTCATGGAACGGTCGCGCCCGGCGACGAATCGTCGAACTCGGGCGTGATCTGGCGACGGTTCGACGGTCGCCCGCGAGCCGCGACGATGGGGTGGACGTGGTCATGCGCGTTCGGACTTACAGTGCCGCGTCGAACGCGCGCTGGAGGTCCGACTTCATGTCGTCGACGTGCTCGACGCCGACCGAGACGCGGACGAGTCCGTCCGTGAGCCCCGCCGCGAGCCGCTCCTCGCGGGGGATGGCGGCGTGGGTCATCGAGGCCGGCTGCTCGATGAGGCTCTCGACGCCGCCGAGACTCTCGGCGAGCGTGAACACGTCCGTCTCCGAGACGACGGTGCTGGCCTGCTCCAGCGTCCCGTCGAACTCGAAGGAGAGCATCCCGCCGAAGTCGTCCATCTGTTCGGCCGCGAGGTCGTGTTGCGGGTGGGAGTCGAGGCCGGGATAGAACACCTCCGAGACGTGCTCGTGCTCGTCGAGCCAGCGTGCGAGTTCGGTCGCGTTCTCGCAGTGGCGGTCCATCCTGACGGGGAGCGTCTTCGTCCCGCGGAGCACGAGAAAGCAGTCGAACGGCGAGGGCGTCGCGCCGACGGAGTTCTGGTAGAAGCCGATGCGCTCGTCGAGCGTCTCGTCGTCGGTGACGAGCGCGCCGCCCACCACGTCCGAGTGGCCGCCGAGGTACTTCGTGAGCGAGTGTGAGACGACGTCCGCGCCGTGCTCCAGTGGCCGCTGGAGGTACGGCGTGGCGAACGTGTTGTCGACCGCACAGAGCGCGTCGAACTCGTGGGCCAGGTCGGCGAGCGCGCCGATGTCGTTGACGTTCATCCGGGGGTTGGTCGGCGTCTCGACCCAGAGGAGTTCAGTCGAATCGCCCATCGCGTCGCGCACGGCGTCGTGGTCGGTCGTGTCCACGAAGTCGAACGAGAGGTCGTACTCCTCGTACACCTGCGTGAAGATGCGGTGGGTGCCGCCGTACACGTCGTCGCCGGCGACGACGTGGTCGCCCGCCTCCAGCAGGTTCAGGACGGTGTTGATGGAGCCCATCCCCGAGGAGAACGCGCGGCCGAACTCGCCGCCCTCCAGGGCCGCGAGGTTCGCCTCCAGGTCGGTCCGCGTCGGGTTCCCGGTCCTGCTGTACTCGTAGCCGCGGTGGTCGCCCGGCGCGTCCTGCTCGTACGTGGAGTTGGCGTAGATGGGCGTCATCAGCGCGCCCGTCTCCTCGTCCGGGTCCTGTCCGGCGTGGACCGCGTTCGTCTCGATACGGAACGTCTCGGGTTCCTCGGTCATGTTCCCCGGTGTGCGGGCCCGCCGTGTCACTCTTGCCATCCGGGACGCGTCCCGTCCGCTCGGGCGGTCGGAGCGTCCCTCCCGCGCGCAGTCGTTTCGGGGGCGTTCGGAGCGCGGATTTAAAAGTCGTCACCGAATAGGAGGTGCATGGCCAAGTACTCCACCGGCAGCGGGGGCGGTGGCGACGGCGCGGACGCCTGCGAACTCTGCGGCCGCGAGGGCTCGTCGCTGACCCGCGCCAACGTCGCGGGCGCGGACCTGCTCGTCTGCTCGAACTGTGCGCCCCACGGCGAGAACCGCAGCCAGCGCCGGAAGAAGTCCGAGCAGGAGGGCGGCTCCCGCGACGACACCGAGACGAACCGGAAGAAGCGCGCCGCACAGAACACGGCCCGCGTGTACGACGCCTCCCGCGCGAACACCAAGCGCTGGGAGGAGGAGGGGACCGACTACGAGGAGGACCGCCTCCCGTACCTCGTCGACGAATACGGCGATCGCGCCGAGACGGCTCGACGGGACGAGGGACTGACCGTCGAGGAGCTCGCGGACGAGATCGCCGTCGACGAGGACGACCTGCACGCCGTCGAGGAGGGCCGGGCCTCCCGCGCGAACGTCGGCGGCTCGGTCATCGGCAAGCTCGAGGAGCGGCTCGGCGTCGAACTGGCCGACGAGTAACCCCGAGCGATTTTTCTCGCCCGCCGGACATCTCCCTCCATGAGCGGAACGCTCGCCCCAGAGGCGCCCGAGGTCCGCGAGTTCACGGCAACCGTCGAACGGGTCGACGGCGACGCGGTCGAACTCGACGAGACGTACTTCTACGCCGAGTCCGGCGGCCAGCCGGCCGACCGCGGCACGCTCGACGGCGTCGCCGTCGAGACTGTCCAGGTCGAGGACGGGACCGTGACCCACGAACTCGCGGAGTCCCCCGACTTCGCTGCCGGCGACGAGGTGGCTGGCGTCGTCGACGACGACTTCCGGACGTACTGCATGCGGGCCCACACGGCGAGCCACCTGCTGTACGGCGCGGGGCAACGCCTCCTCGACGACCTCGGGTACGGCGGCTTCGACATCTCCCCCGAGAAGGTCCGGGTCGACTTCACCACGACGACCGACATCGACGACGGGACGCTCGTGGAACTCGAACGGCTGGTCAACCGCGCCGTCTGGGACTCGCTCCCCGTCTCCTGGGCCGAACTGCCCGTCGGGGAGGCGCGCGCCCAGGCCGACGTCGCGTTCAACACGAAGACCGAGGAGGGGGTCATGGCGGACGCCGCGACCGTTCGCGTCGTCACCATCGAGGGGTGGGACCGGGCCGCCTGCGGCGGGACCCACGTCTCGAACACGGCCGAAATCGGCCCCGTCACGGTCCGGTCGCGCTCGAACCCCGGCGAGGGGATGACGAGAGTCGAGTTCTCGGTCGGGCCGCCCGCGGTCCGCGCGGCGGCCGAGCGCCACGGTGCCGCGCGCACGACGGCACGCGAACTCGATAGCTCGACGGCCGAGATGCCGACCGTCGCCGCCGCGCTCCGGGAGGAGCGGGACGAACTCGAAGCCGAACTGACCGAACTCCGGGGCGAAGTGGTCGAAACCGAACTCCGATCGTTCGAGCGGGTCGAGGCCGACGGCGCGACGTGGCTCCTCGGGAGCGTGTCGGGCTTCGACGCGAACACGGTGGGCGAGCGGGCGAAAGCCGTCGCGTCCGAGCGCGATCTGGTGGTGGCCGCGGTCGAGGCGGGCCCGTCCCCCTTCGTCGTCGTCGCCGCCGAGGGTGACGTTCACGCCGGCGACGTGGTCGAGGAACTGACTGACGTCTTCGGCGGCGGCGGCGGCGGTGGCCCGCCGTTCGCACAGGGGGGCGGCGTGAACGCGGACGCGTCGGAACTGCTGGACTGGCTCCGCACCTACGCGTCAGAGAAGTAATCGAGCGCGACGTAGAGGAGCCACATCAGCGCGAAGAAGCCGACGATGACGGGGCCGAGCTCCGGCGACCCGAGCGCCGCGGCGACGAGCCAGAGCAGGATCCCGACGGCCGCGAAGACGACCCCCGCGCCGAGTTCGTTCAGTTCGTCCTCGCCGCCGGGCGGGAGTCGACGTCGGATCCTGAGGTAGAGCCGTTCGGACTCGTCGTGTTCGTGGTCGGCCGACATGGGAATCGGTTCGCCGGACAGCCGGAAGTGTGTTCCCCGTTCCGGGCCGAGTCGGGAGTTTCGAGTCGGGTACGTTTAACCTCGGCCGCCCGAACGGGCGCACATGACGGACGCTTACGGCCACTCGGACTCGCTGCTCACCGAGGAGCAGCGGGCCATCCGCGAGGTGGTCCGCGAGTTCGCACTCGAGGAGATCCGCCCCGGCGCGCGGGAGGCCGACGAGACCGAGACGTTCCCGGAAGACGCGTGGGACGACCTCGCCGATCTCGACCTGACTGGACTTACCGTCCCCGCGGAGTACGGCGGGTTCGACGCCGACCGGCGGACGTACGCGCTGGTGAACGAGGAGCTCGCCTACGGCCAGCTCGCGGTCGCAACCGCGCTCTCGGTCCACAGTCTCGCCACCTCGTGCATCGCCGAGTTCGGAAGCGAGGCGGTCCGGGAGGAGTGGCTCCCCAAGATGGTCGAGGGCCGTCCGGTCGGCGCGTTCTGTCTCTCCGAGCCCCACGCGGGGTCGAACCCCGCGGAGATGTCGACGACCGCGGTCAGGGACGGTGACGAGTACGTCCTGAACGGCGACAAGCAGTGGATCACGAACGGCGAGCGCGCCGGCGTCTACGTCGTCTTCGCCAGGGCCGACCCGGAGGATCCGGGGTCGATCACGCAGTTCCTCGTCCCGGCCGACTACGACGGCGTCACCGTCGGCAGGAAGGAGGACAAACTCGGCCTCAGGGCGTCCGACACCACGGCGATGCAGTTCGACGACGTCCGGCTCCCGGAACGCTACCGTCTCACCGAGGAGGGGAAGGGGCTGAGCGCGGCGTTCCGCATCCTCACGGGCGGTCGCATCGCCATCGCGGCACAGGCGGTTGGCCTCGCGCAGGCGGCCATCGACGAGGCGGTCGAGTACGCGTGGGAGCGCGAGCAGTTCGACGGGCCGATCGCGGAGATTCAGAGCGTTCGCCACAAGGTCTCCGAGATGGCGACGAACGCGCAGGCCGCTCGGCTGCTCGTTCGTGAGGCCGCAAGACAGGCCGACGCGGGCGAGGACCCACGTCTCGTCGCGGCGATGGCGAAGTACTTCGCCAGCGAGACGGCCGTCGACGTGACGAACGAGGCGGTCCAGATCCACGGCGGCTACGGCTACATGTCCGAGTTCGACGTGGAGCGGTTCTACCGCGACGCGAAGATCACGACCATCTACGAGGGGACCACGGAGATCCAGAAGAAGATCATCGCGCGCGAGGTCCTGGGGTAACGCGTCGCCGTCCCGTGGGATACCACGCGTCGCGTCCGCGAACCTCCGGAGAAATCACGGCAGGCCGACCGTACGCTTTTATCGCCGTGGCGCATCCGACCGGGCGTGAACCGGGCCGACTTCCGCGAGTTCGACGCAGTCGTCTACGACCTCGACGGGACGCTGGTTCGACTCGCGGTCGACTGGGACGAGGCGACCCGGGACGTCGTGACGCTGTTCGAGCGGCACGGACACGAGACGAACGGGATGGGTCTCTGGGAGCTCCTCGAACGCGCCGACGACGTCGGCCTTCGAACCGAACTGGAGGAGATTCTCGCCGAACACGAGAGGGACGGGGCTCGCCTGTCGGAACGCCTCTCC
Protein-coding regions in this window:
- a CDS encoding acyl-CoA dehydrogenase family protein — its product is MTDAYGHSDSLLTEEQRAIREVVREFALEEIRPGAREADETETFPEDAWDDLADLDLTGLTVPAEYGGFDADRRTYALVNEELAYGQLAVATALSVHSLATSCIAEFGSEAVREEWLPKMVEGRPVGAFCLSEPHAGSNPAEMSTTAVRDGDEYVLNGDKQWITNGERAGVYVVFARADPEDPGSITQFLVPADYDGVTVGRKEDKLGLRASDTTAMQFDDVRLPERYRLTEEGKGLSAAFRILTGGRIAIAAQAVGLAQAAIDEAVEYAWEREQFDGPIAEIQSVRHKVSEMATNAQAARLLVREAARQADAGEDPRLVAAMAKYFASETAVDVTNEAVQIHGGYGYMSEFDVERFYRDAKITTIYEGTTEIQKKIIAREVLG
- a CDS encoding FAD-binding and (Fe-S)-binding domain-containing protein, giving the protein MATERRDDRWDTSAEALGHERPDVPAHAALADDLRERVRGEVQFDEYAQVLYATDGSVYGARPAGVVCPKDTDDVREAARVAAEHDVPVLPRGAGSSLAGQAVGPGCVVLDLSRHMDDVLEVDPGARRATVQPGVVQDHLDDRLAEDGLKFAPDPASSARATVGGGLGNNSTGAHSVRYGISDAYTEELRVVLADGSLVHAREIVLDSPEWEAVVGKFDREADLCRTVRGLVEDNEAEIEERYPTLKRSVSGYNLHKVIYENDDGEEVINLSKLFVGAEGTLGVIVEATVSLVTRPEETALALYCFEDLVDAMRAVPVALEYPVSAVELMDEEVFRLARESTEYAQYAEPIPDGTAAALMLEWDSEVVSRSPGDGGPDETPDFESAFADATREFVTDGDAFEVLEAYTDEAQSDLWKLRKAAIPLLMSLQGDPKPYPFIEDASVPPDELAEYVQQFEAVLDEHGTSAAYFAHAGAGTLHIRPILSLKEGEGIETMHSIAEDVTDLVLEHHGSFSGEHGDGLARTEFNPEMYGPALWTAFQDLKSAFDPDWRMNPGKVVYTDPETASERGYPDTAANTDMRDDLRYGADYQSIEPRTALDFSEEGGFSHLVELCNGCGTCRQTRGDVMCPTYRASKEEIQTTRGRANMLRAAISGDLDENEIHSDRFQEEVLGLCVGCKGCQSDCPTGVDLAKLKAEVKHQHHEEDGSSLRERLFADIDAASRLGSTLAPLSNLATSVPGARWAMEKTLGIAADRELPSFTRATFVDQFRARSGPAIAGDDAEATVVLFPDTYSNYSTPEVGMAAVEVLEAAGCRVEVPDDLAPSGRAAFSSGFLDRARDRAERNVDALLPHVESGAAVVFVEPSDAVMFQDEYRDLLDGEAVEAVSAASYGVLEYLDVSRADERASFDAPGGAFAYHGHCNQKATNKDHHAVGVLRRAGYEVDPLDTTCCGMAGSFGYEAEHYDLSKAIGSLLFDAVDGSDAHRVTAPGASCRSQLGDREGRAERPPHPVELLQAALER
- a CDS encoding VOC family protein, which encodes MGFLHVCLNVADADAAADWYVENLGFGYSWEFESGGTRNVYVADEDGVELQLSDTEGEDEFHEGTGVDHFAVGVDDVDEAFAAIDDHGVVEEPGDNNAAGARTAFLKDPDGHVVELVEPLE
- a CDS encoding alanyl-tRNA editing protein → MSGTLAPEAPEVREFTATVERVDGDAVELDETYFYAESGGQPADRGTLDGVAVETVQVEDGTVTHELAESPDFAAGDEVAGVVDDDFRTYCMRAHTASHLLYGAGQRLLDDLGYGGFDISPEKVRVDFTTTTDIDDGTLVELERLVNRAVWDSLPVSWAELPVGEARAQADVAFNTKTEEGVMADAATVRVVTIEGWDRAACGGTHVSNTAEIGPVTVRSRSNPGEGMTRVEFSVGPPAVRAAAERHGAARTTARELDSSTAEMPTVAAALREERDELEAELTELRGEVVETELRSFERVEADGATWLLGSVSGFDANTVGERAKAVASERDLVVAAVEAGPSPFVVVAAEGDVHAGDVVEELTDVFGGGGGGGPPFAQGGGVNADASELLDWLRTYASEK
- a CDS encoding helix-turn-helix domain-containing protein; this encodes MAKYSTGSGGGGDGADACELCGREGSSLTRANVAGADLLVCSNCAPHGENRSQRRKKSEQEGGSRDDTETNRKKRAAQNTARVYDASRANTKRWEEEGTDYEEDRLPYLVDEYGDRAETARRDEGLTVEELADEIAVDEDDLHAVEEGRASRANVGGSVIGKLEERLGVELADE
- the asd gene encoding aspartate-semialdehyde dehydrogenase; protein product: MTTRVGILGATGAVGQRFIQLLENHEGFELACVTASDESAGKSYGDAAKWRVDTPIPDDVADLIVRETSPEAIPDDVDLLFSSLPSGVAAEVEPGLCEAGYVVSSNSSNDRMAADVPLTIPEINPDHLGLIEVQRDERGWDGALIKNPNCSTITMVPTLAALDEFGLERVHVSTLQAVSGAGYSGVTSMEIIDNAVPHIGGEEEKMESESRKLLGSFDGAELSLHDADVAASCNRIPTLDGHLENVFAETTADPDPDEVRDAMAALPGGDLPSSPDPLIHVFGPEDPDRPQPRMDRMRGDGMQIVAGGVRTTAEGVKYNCLAHNTVRGAAGASVLNGELLAAEGWI
- a CDS encoding cystathionine gamma-synthase → MTEEPETFRIETNAVHAGQDPDEETGALMTPIYANSTYEQDAPGDHRGYEYSRTGNPTRTDLEANLAALEGGEFGRAFSSGMGSINTVLNLLEAGDHVVAGDDVYGGTHRIFTQVYEEYDLSFDFVDTTDHDAVRDAMGDSTELLWVETPTNPRMNVNDIGALADLAHEFDALCAVDNTFATPYLQRPLEHGADVVSHSLTKYLGGHSDVVGGALVTDDETLDERIGFYQNSVGATPSPFDCFLVLRGTKTLPVRMDRHCENATELARWLDEHEHVSEVFYPGLDSHPQHDLAAEQMDDFGGMLSFEFDGTLEQASTVVSETDVFTLAESLGGVESLIEQPASMTHAAIPREERLAAGLTDGLVRVSVGVEHVDDMKSDLQRAFDAAL